A genome region from Armatimonadota bacterium includes the following:
- a CDS encoding class I SAM-dependent methyltransferase, translated as MVELRGFLDARPRRGRLVEFGCGEGFVAAMAAELGYNVLGIDSSRSAIARAQEARQHPRVTFELADVCDLDHLQSGSFDVAVDLGCLHMIVEDEEASKYLGHASRLLEGMGAAYFANLVPADDAAAWCPNEVERVNWWRENQRGKVTHRVDTCEVNGRDVAVTLPPVRAAFRSLERQVALVSAAGFEVQSARVITPGFNSPFEAVLLAVKRAGGPIGGK; from the coding sequence ATGGTGGAACTTCGCGGCTTTCTAGATGCGCGCCCGCGCCGCGGCCGGCTGGTGGAATTCGGATGCGGGGAAGGGTTCGTCGCTGCCATGGCGGCCGAACTGGGCTATAACGTCTTGGGGATTGACTCGTCTCGCTCGGCCATCGCGAGAGCTCAAGAGGCGCGCCAACACCCTCGCGTGACCTTCGAGCTGGCCGATGTGTGCGACCTCGATCATCTGCAGTCCGGCTCATTTGACGTTGCCGTGGATCTCGGCTGTCTGCACATGATCGTGGAAGACGAGGAAGCGTCAAAGTATCTGGGCCATGCCTCTCGGTTGCTTGAGGGTATGGGTGCGGCCTATTTCGCGAACCTCGTGCCGGCCGACGATGCCGCGGCTTGGTGCCCAAATGAAGTGGAACGGGTGAACTGGTGGCGAGAAAACCAGCGAGGCAAAGTGACGCACCGAGTGGATACTTGCGAGGTCAACGGGCGAGATGTCGCCGTCACTCTACCGCCGGTTCGCGCGGCATTCCGGAGCCTGGAACGGCAAGTGGCGCTGGTGTCGGCAGCCGGCTTCGAAGTGCAGTCCGCCCGTGTGATCACACCGGGCTTCAACAGCCCATTCGAGGCGGTACTGCTCGCAGTCAAGCGGGCAGGCGGCCCGATCGGGGGAAAATAG
- a CDS encoding DUF6785 family protein, which translates to MTTGSTPPAAPQPFTLRAILAGSIGALILSLGAPYAIHLIRGSYMALDFSTPGAVFLFFVLTFIVNRVLRRLRREWALNPGELIIAYIMMIVASAICTMGLTSQLLPIITAPRYYGPENAGWTKHLLPLLDRRPWLTPTTAEAIRYFYEGLPRGRHIPWGAWAAPLAAWLPFMCVLYLVMIAMMVIIRKQWVERERLAFPVTQLPLEMARGADAPGGAPFFRNAVMWSGFAIPFILGSLKGLHYYYPVVPVIAQSASYPWFREPLIFVVYLSFPLLGFFYLVNTETLFGLWFFNIVFQVIAGLIVMFGATWQENLGIYGSPSPWFAHLGMGAMIALVALGLWSARAHLRDVVRKALRGDPAVDDSGEVMSYRAAFWSVVGGLGFMWVWLWLTGLPVTLAVIFLAGAFVLFYGLARVVMESGLAVAVASTISSGFVVSSFGSKAVGGPGLVSLAINYVWSSDIRTYVMASSAHALRMADMTARRKRPLFWIIWLAIFISIAASIWVTMVLAYAKGGVNLNQWFFIDGPRAPYNWIVDKLATPTDPNWPGWLVRAGGFAVMSFLMFMRTRFVWWPFHPIGFAVGSTWIMNVLFATCLAAWVLKSLIIRYGGLRGYMFLRPAFLGFILGQYTCNAVWLIIDAMTGATNNVIGWI; encoded by the coding sequence GTGACCACCGGCAGCACTCCCCCCGCTGCCCCGCAACCGTTCACCCTTCGCGCCATCCTGGCGGGTTCCATCGGCGCGCTCATCCTCTCCCTCGGCGCCCCCTACGCAATCCATCTCATCCGTGGCTCCTACATGGCGCTGGACTTCAGCACCCCCGGGGCGGTCTTTCTCTTCTTCGTCCTCACGTTCATCGTCAACCGCGTGCTGCGCCGTCTGCGCCGAGAGTGGGCGCTCAACCCCGGGGAGCTGATCATCGCCTACATCATGATGATCGTCGCCTCCGCGATCTGCACCATGGGCCTCACCAGCCAGCTCTTGCCTATCATCACCGCGCCGCGCTATTACGGCCCCGAGAACGCGGGGTGGACGAAGCACTTGTTGCCGTTGCTGGACCGGCGTCCGTGGCTGACGCCCACCACTGCCGAAGCGATCAGGTACTTCTACGAGGGCCTGCCCCGCGGGCGGCACATCCCGTGGGGGGCCTGGGCGGCGCCGCTGGCGGCGTGGCTGCCGTTCATGTGCGTGCTCTACCTGGTCATGATCGCGATGATGGTGATCATCCGCAAGCAGTGGGTGGAGCGCGAGCGCCTCGCGTTCCCGGTGACGCAACTGCCGCTGGAGATGGCACGCGGGGCCGATGCGCCGGGGGGGGCGCCGTTTTTCCGCAACGCGGTGATGTGGAGCGGATTCGCGATCCCGTTCATTCTCGGCAGCCTGAAAGGCCTGCATTACTACTACCCGGTGGTGCCCGTAATCGCGCAGTCGGCGTCTTATCCGTGGTTCAGGGAACCGCTGATCTTTGTTGTCTACCTGAGCTTCCCCCTGCTGGGCTTCTTCTACCTGGTCAACACCGAGACCCTGTTCGGCCTGTGGTTCTTCAACATCGTATTCCAGGTGATTGCCGGGCTCATCGTCATGTTCGGCGCCACGTGGCAAGAGAATCTGGGGATCTACGGGAGCCCGTCGCCGTGGTTCGCGCACCTGGGCATGGGGGCCATGATCGCCCTGGTGGCGCTCGGATTGTGGAGCGCGCGCGCCCACTTGCGCGACGTCGTGCGCAAGGCCCTGCGCGGCGATCCCGCGGTGGATGACTCGGGGGAGGTGATGTCCTACCGCGCCGCGTTCTGGAGCGTGGTGGGCGGCCTGGGGTTCATGTGGGTGTGGTTGTGGTTGACCGGGCTGCCGGTGACGCTGGCGGTCATCTTCCTGGCCGGGGCCTTCGTCCTGTTCTACGGCTTGGCGCGGGTGGTGATGGAATCGGGCCTGGCGGTGGCGGTCGCTTCAACCATCTCGTCCGGGTTTGTGGTCTCCAGCTTCGGCTCCAAGGCGGTCGGCGGGCCGGGACTCGTATCCCTGGCCATCAACTACGTGTGGTCTTCCGACATCCGCACCTATGTCATGGCCTCCAGCGCCCACGCGCTGCGCATGGCCGATATGACTGCGCGCCGCAAGCGGCCGCTGTTTTGGATCATCTGGCTCGCCATCTTCATTTCCATCGCCGCCTCCATCTGGGTCACCATGGTGCTGGCGTACGCGAAGGGCGGCGTCAACCTCAACCAGTGGTTCTTCATTGACGGACCGCGGGCGCCCTACAACTGGATCGTGGACAAGCTCGCCACTCCCACTGACCCCAACTGGCCAGGGTGGCTGGTGCGGGCCGGCGGCTTTGCGGTCATGTCGTTTCTCATGTTCATGCGCACCAGGTTCGTGTGGTGGCCCTTCCACCCCATCGGGTTTGCGGTCGGCAGCACGTGGATCATGAACGTACTCTTCGCGACGTGCCTGGCGGCATGGGTGCTCAAGTCCCTCATCATCCGCTATGGCGGCCTGCGCGGGTACATGTTCTTGCGCCCGGCCTTTTTGGGGTTCATTCTCGGGCAGTACACCTGCAATGCGGTATGGCTCATCATTGACGCCATGACGGGCGCGACTAATAACGTCATCGGCTGGATCTAG